Proteins encoded in a region of the Coraliomargarita parva genome:
- a CDS encoding nucleoside deaminase → MNDSEYMQLALEEAQAGLSEGGIPIGSVLVIDGKVVGRGHNQRIQKGSAVLHAEMHALEQAGRISAKDYQRATLYTTLSPCAMCSGAILLYKIPRVVIGENASFMGEESLLQERGVDLSVLDDAACKQLMKDFIEKRPELWLEDIGETDS, encoded by the coding sequence ATGAACGATTCCGAGTACATGCAACTCGCACTTGAAGAAGCTCAAGCCGGCTTGTCCGAAGGTGGCATCCCCATCGGCTCGGTACTAGTCATCGACGGCAAAGTCGTCGGACGGGGTCATAACCAGCGCATACAAAAAGGTAGCGCGGTCCTGCATGCGGAAATGCACGCACTGGAACAGGCTGGCCGGATCAGCGCGAAGGACTACCAAAGGGCGACGCTTTATACGACTCTCTCCCCTTGTGCCATGTGCTCGGGGGCCATTCTGCTCTACAAAATCCCGCGGGTCGTCATCGGGGAGAATGCCAGTTTCATGGGAGAGGAATCACTCTTGCAAGAACGGGGAGTCGACCTTTCCGTACTGGACGATGCTGCGTGCAAACAGCTTATGAAAGACTTCATTGAGAAACGGCCGGAACTATGGTTGGAAGACATCGGGGAGACAGACTCCTAA